The proteins below come from a single Argentina anserina chromosome 1, drPotAnse1.1, whole genome shotgun sequence genomic window:
- the LOC126803268 gene encoding uncharacterized protein LOC126803268, with translation MAPYEVLYGRPCRTPICWAKVGDEALMGPKVVQETTEKISIIRDRIRTAPSRQKSCADLKRRHVEFEIGNHVFLKVSPMRGVVRFGKKRKLALWYGWPFESLEKVGQLAYRLALPTSISGVRNVFHISMLRRHVPDELHVIDHRSIEVGENATFVIEPVRILDRSTNKLRRKEAELVQELWSHHDEGDASWELE, from the coding sequence atggcaccttatgaagTTCTTTACGGTAGACCATGTAGAacacctatctgttgggccaaagttggtgatgaagcaTTAATGGGCCCaaaggtggttcaggaaaccacggagaagatctcgattatTCGAGATAGGATCCGAACCGCAccgagtagacagaagagctgtgcagacttaaagaggagacatgttgAATTCGAGATCGGCAATCATGTGTTTTTAAAAGtctcacctatgaggggtgtagtgagatttggcaagaagagAAAGTTAGCTCTGTGGTATGGTTGGCCCTTTGAGAGTCTTGAGAAGGTAGGacaactagcatatcgactagccttgcctactagcatatCTGGCGTTcgcaacgtcttccacatttctatGTTGAGGAGGCACGTACCAGATGAGTTGCATGTAATTGATCATCGCTCCATAGAGGTGGgggaaaatgccacatttgtaattgagccggttcgtattctaGATAGATCCACAAACAAGCTCCGGAGGAAAGAAGCAGAGTTAGTCCAAGAGTTGTGGAGCcaccatgatgagggcgaTGCCTCATGGGAACTAGAGTAG